One Aegilops tauschii subsp. strangulata cultivar AL8/78 chromosome 7, Aet v6.0, whole genome shotgun sequence genomic window carries:
- the LOC109776327 gene encoding uncharacterized protein, with product MTINNRLGHHFASVSGDGAAPFNLSIPYLHNNMYGGITQLDACNGLLLYCAFKKKMESWDDFRFLVCNPATGRWVELPPRPPVPANRYCCTTGLAFDPAVSSHFYVLHFEQAVPGTYITGVNIYSWQTGAWSFRSGRMVEKVVPLHSKCVFVGSMMYLIGNLMGFNNKYVLMVVDTEGEVWKTIPVPYGRGSATIGVSQGCLHYVVASTVSVNDSNEILGSGITLWCLKDRDSKELLLERSANINELMGMIGEKYRVAAIHPDCDTVFLMSSGGDTLVAYDMQHQKLHCILNLEKGITKPKRFLPYVPLFSESLPDADGQ from the coding sequence ATGACCATCAACAACAGGCTCGGCCACCACTTCGCCAGTGTCTCCGGCGACGGCGCAGCCCCGTTCAACCTTTCCATCCCTTACCTGCACAATAACATGTACGGCGGCATCACCCAGTTGGACGCCTGCAATGGCCTCCTTCTCTACTGTGCCTTCAAGAAGAAGATGGAGAGTTGGGATGATTTCCGTTTTCTAGTGTGCAATCCCGCCACTGGGAGGTGGGTGGAGCTGCCCCCTCGGCCGCCTGTGCCCGCAAACAGATATTGCTGTACCACAGGTCTTGCTTTTGATCCGGCAGTCTCATCCCATTTCTACGTTCTTCACTTTGAGCAGGCCGTTCCGGGAACTTACATCACAGGAGTGAACATCTACTCGTGGCAGACAGGAGCCTGGAGTTTCAGGAGTGGTAGGATGGTTGAGAAAGTGGTGCCGCTCCATAGTAAATGTGTCTTCGTCGGCAGTATGATGTATTTGATTGGCAACCTGATGGGCTTCAACAACAAGTACGTGCTGATGGTGGTGGACACGGAGGGGGAAGTGTGGAAGACTATTCCTGTGCCGTACGGCCGAGGATCTGCCACGATTGGAGTGTCGCAGGGGTGCTTACACTATGTTGTAGCTTCAACGGTTTCAGTCAATGATAGTAATGAAATCCTAGGTTCTGGGATAACACTTTGGTGCCTCAAGGATCGTGACAGTAAAGAATTGCTTCTGGAGCGTTCTGCCAACATCAATGAGCTTATGGGCATGATTGGGGAGAAGTACAGGGTGGCTGCGATTCATCCAGATTGCGACACCGTTTTCTTGATGTCATCTGGAGGTGATACCTTGGTAGCGTATGATATGCAACATCAGAAACTTCATTGTATCCTTAATCTTGAGAAAGGCATTACAAAACCGAAACGGTTTCTACCCTATGTTCCTCTGTTCTCAGAGTCATTACCAGATGCAGATGGGCAGTAG